The Daucus carota subsp. sativus chromosome 7, DH1 v3.0, whole genome shotgun sequence genome window below encodes:
- the LOC108196638 gene encoding ferrochelatase-2, chloroplastic has protein sequence MDLLLPRSPGSSQMVSHCSVIQMDSSANSLNSSKTSLPPRYSCWSGKQSISLKQPLTKYSLPLRAVLTSNTRDMSTSLVNDDGKIGVLLLNLGGPETLDDVQPFLFNLFADPDIIRLPRLFRFLQKPLAQFISVARAPKSKEGYASIGGGSPLRKITDEQAEELRKALCKKDIPAKVYVGMRYWHPFTEEAIEQIKKDGITKLVVLPLYPQFSISTSGSSLRLLESIFREDEYLVNMQHTVIPSWYQREGYIKAMGDLIENELKNFEQPEKVMIFFSAHGVPLAYVEEAGDPYKAEMEECVDLIMEELEKRRLTNPYTLAYQSRVGPVEWLKPYTDETIIELGQRGVKSLLAVPISFVSEHIETLEEIDVEYKELALKSGIEKWGRVPALGCQPTFISDLADAVIESLPYVGAMAVSNIEARQSLVPLGSVEELLAVYDSQRRELPAPVTVWEWGWTKSAETWNGRAAMLAVVVLLFLEVTTGEGFLHQWGILPISR, from the exons ATGGATTT ATTGTTGCCAAGAAGTCCTGGATCTTCCCAAATGGTATCTCATTGCTCTGTGATCCAAATGGATTCTTCTGCTAATAGTCTTAACTCTTCCAAAACATCTTTACCTCCCAGATATTCCTGTTGGTCTGGGAAACAATCTATATCTCTTAAGCAACCACTCACCAAGTACTCATTGCCGTTACGTGCAGTACTAACTTCTAACACTCGTGATATGTCCACATCACTTGTTAATGATGATGGAAAGATAGGAGTCCTGTTGTTAAACCTCGGAGGTCCAGAGACTCTTGATGATGTGCAGCCATTTCTGTTCAACCTTTTTGCTGACCCG GATATTATTCGATTGCCAAGATTGTTCCGTTTTCTTCAAAAGCCTTTAGCACAATTTATATCTGTTGCCAGAGCCCCTAAGAGCAAGGAAGGATATGCTTCAATTGGAGGCGGTTCTCCTCTGCGAAAGATAACTGATGAGCAG GCTGAAGAGCTGAGAAAAGCACTGTGTAAGAAAGATATCCCAGCAAAGGTGTATGTTGGTATGCGTTATTGGCATCCTTTTACTGAAGAAGCTATTGAACAG ATTAAAAAGGATGGAATCACAAAGTTGGTTGTGCTTCCACTTTATCCACAATTTTCAATATCTACTAGTGGTTCAAGTCTTCGGCTATTGGAGAGTATATTCCG GGAAGACGAATACCTAGTTAACATGCAGCACACTGTAATACCTTCCTGGTACCAGCGTGAAGGATATATAAAAGCCATGGGGGATTTAATTGAAAATGAGTTGAAAAATTTTGAGCAGCCTGAAAAG GTGATGATATTTTTTAGTGCTCATGGCGTGCCACTTGCTTATGTGGAGGAAGCTGGTGACCCCTACAAGGCCGAGATGGAGGAATGTGTAGATTTGATAATGGAAGAACTAGAAAAGCGCAGGCTAACTAATCCATACACTCTAGCTTATCAG AGTAGAGTTGGTCCTGTGGAATGGCTGAAACCATATACGGATGAGACAATCATTGAGCTTGGTCAGAGAGGAGTTAAAAGTCTTCTAGCTGTCCCAATTAG CTTTGTCAGTGAACATATTGAAACTTTAGAGGAGATAGATGTTGAGTACAAGGAACTCGCTCTCAAATCTGGCATAGAGAAATGGGGACGTGTACCTGCTCTAGGGTGTCAGCCTACCTTCATTTCAGATTTGGCAGATGCAGTGATCGAAAGTCTTCCATATGTGGGGGCAATGGCGGTGTCAAATATTGAGGCTCGACAG TCTCTTGTTCCACTAGGCAGTGTTGAAGAACTATTAGCAGTATATGATTCGCAAAGAAGGGAGCTACCAGCACCTGTGACAGTCTGGGAGTGGGGATGGACAAAAAGTGCAGAAACATGGAATGGAAGAGCGGCTATGTTGGCCGTGGTTGTTCTACTTTTCCTAGAAGTGACAACTGGAGAGGGTTTTCTTCATCAGTGGGGTATTTTGCCCATTTCCCGTTAA
- the LOC108193942 gene encoding zinc finger protein SHOOT GRAVITROPISM 5 gives MMIQQNYQASLYSNSMLHNNNTVVSTALCSSSDAFTNSSENGVSNRRKRRPAGTPDPDAEVVSLSPKTLLESDRYVCEICNQGFQRDQNLQMHRRRHKVPWKLLKRDTPEVRKRVFVCPEPSCLHHDPCHALGDLVGIKKHFRRKHSNNKQWVCEKCSKGYAVQSDYKAHLKTCGTRGHSCDCGRVFSRVESFIEHQDACTIRVQPDHLQVMLQQKQPPQACSSRTASSASPSSENNLSRMSNVLRSFPLPAPPQVLQQQTVRDHMRNVAPQHDHDYPSHPNLELQLLPLSSNNTPKTCQVFKANRDENHVIDLNLSVGTNEFDASELAFRTEEQLKMAKREQAFAEEARKQAKRQIGLAEMEFANARRIRQQAQAEFEKAHFLKEQATKKISSTMLEITCQACKQKYHATKTTGGAMYSTIADETSLGMSYMSNSAITEGEGE, from the exons ATGATGATTCAACAGAATTATCAAGCCTCTCTTTATTCCAATTCCATGTTACACAATAATAACACCGTTGTCTCCACTGCTCTTTGTTCTTCTTCTGATGCCTTCACCAACTCCTCCGAGAATGGAGTTTCCAACCGCAGAAAAAGAAGACCTGCTGGTACTCCAG ATCCGGATGCTGAGGTGGTATCACTCTCTCCCAAGACACTACTTGAATCCGACAGGTACGTGTGTGAGATCTGTAACCAAGGGTTTCAAAGAGACCAGAACCTCCAGATGCACCGACGGAGACACAAGGTTCCCTGGAAGCTTCTGAAGCGAGACACACCCGAGGTTCGAAAGCGAGTATTCGTCTGTCCCGAACCAAGTTGTCTGCACCATGATCCCTGCCACGCCCTAGGTGATCTTGTGGGGATCAAGAAGCACTTCAGACGAAAACACAGCAACAACAAGCAATGGGTGTGTGAGAAATGCTCTAAAGGCTACGCGGTTCAGTCGGATTACAAGGCTCATCTCAAGACATGCGGCACACGAGGCCATTCTTGCGACTGTGGCCGCGTCTTCTCCAG GGTTGAGAGTTTCATTGAGCACCAAGACGCTTGCACTATCCGCGTGCAGCCTGATCACTTGCAAGTCATGTTGCAGCAGAAGCAGCCACCGCAGGCTTGCTCTTCTCGGACTGCTTCCAGTGCTAGTCCGTctagtgaaaacaacttgagtCGTATGTCGAATGTGCTTCGGTCATTTCCTTTGCCAGCTCCCCCTCAGGTTCTGCAACAACAAACGGTTCGTGATCACATGAGAAATGTTGCTCCTCAGCATGATCATGATTACCCGTCTCACCCAAATTTGGAGCTACAATTGTTGCCATTGTCGTCTAACAACACTCCAAAAACATGTCAAGTATTCAAGGCCAACCGCGATGAGAACCATGTGATTGATCTAAATCTTTCGGTTGGGACTAATGAGTTTGATGCCAGCGAGCTGGCTTTCAGGACTGAGGAGCAGCTAAAAATGGCGAAGAGGGAACAAGCGTTCGCGGAAGAAGCAAGAAAACAGGCCAAAAGGCAGATTGGATTAGCTGAAATGGAGTTTGCAAATGCCAGGAGAATCAGACAACAAGCACAAGCTGAATTTGAGAAAGCACATTTCCTGAAAGAACAGGCAACAAAAAAGATCAGCTCCACAATGCTGGAAATAACATGCCAGGCTTGCAAGCAAAAATATCATGCAACAAAAACAACAGGGGGAGCTATGTATTCCACTATTGCTGATGAGACTTCTCTTGGCATGAGTTACATGTCTAATTCAGCTATAACTGAAGGGGAAGGAGAGTAG